Proteins from one Natrinema salinisoli genomic window:
- a CDS encoding class II fumarate hydratase, whose protein sequence is MADGDDYRIEEDSLGEMQVPADAYWGAQTQRAIQNFPISGITFSRRFVRGLGVVKKAAAQANRDLGLVDDDVAEAIIEAADEVIAGEHDDQFPVDVFQTGSGTSSNMNANEVIANRAAEIMGSEIGDRVVHPNDHVNYGQSSNDVIPTAMHVASLEAVEKDVIPALDTLREALEEKEEEFDDVVKTGRTHLQDATPVTLGQEFSGYRTQVEKGLARVDQVRDHLGELALGGTATGTGLNTHEEFPGRAAEYITKETGVQFREADNHFEAQAAHDAMSEAHGALRTVAGSLNKIANDLRLLASGPRNGLGEIEQPENQPGSSIMPGKINPVVAEAVNQVHKQVVGNDAAVSAGAAEGQIDLNLYKPVLAHNFLESAELISNASQVFGERFVRKLEANERYCEDRVEQSMAMATSLNVHIGYDKASEVAKTALKEDKTVREVVLEKGYLTEEEADEVLDPRKMTERGILGQDD, encoded by the coding sequence ATGGCAGACGGAGACGACTACCGAATCGAGGAGGACAGCCTCGGCGAGATGCAGGTGCCAGCGGACGCGTATTGGGGCGCACAGACCCAACGTGCCATTCAGAACTTCCCCATCTCGGGGATCACGTTCAGCCGTCGGTTCGTCCGCGGACTGGGCGTCGTCAAGAAGGCCGCCGCACAGGCCAACCGCGACCTCGGCCTGGTCGACGACGACGTCGCCGAGGCGATCATCGAGGCCGCCGACGAGGTCATCGCCGGCGAACACGACGACCAGTTCCCGGTCGACGTCTTCCAGACCGGCTCCGGGACGTCCTCGAACATGAACGCCAACGAGGTCATCGCCAACCGTGCCGCCGAAATCATGGGCAGCGAGATCGGCGACCGCGTCGTCCACCCCAACGACCACGTCAACTACGGCCAGTCGTCCAACGACGTCATCCCGACCGCGATGCACGTCGCCTCCCTCGAGGCCGTCGAGAAGGACGTCATCCCGGCGCTCGATACCCTCCGCGAGGCCCTCGAGGAGAAAGAGGAGGAGTTCGACGACGTCGTCAAGACCGGTCGCACGCACCTGCAGGACGCGACGCCGGTCACGCTCGGACAGGAGTTTTCGGGCTACCGGACCCAGGTCGAGAAGGGGCTGGCCCGCGTCGATCAGGTACGGGACCACCTCGGCGAACTGGCACTCGGCGGTACCGCGACCGGAACCGGTCTCAACACCCACGAGGAGTTCCCCGGCCGCGCGGCCGAGTACATCACGAAGGAGACCGGCGTCCAGTTCCGCGAGGCCGACAACCACTTCGAGGCCCAGGCCGCCCACGACGCGATGAGCGAGGCCCACGGCGCGCTCCGGACCGTCGCCGGCTCGCTGAACAAGATCGCGAACGACCTCCGACTGCTCGCTTCCGGCCCGCGTAACGGACTCGGAGAGATCGAACAGCCCGAGAACCAGCCCGGCTCCTCGATCATGCCCGGGAAGATCAACCCGGTCGTCGCCGAGGCCGTCAATCAGGTCCACAAGCAGGTCGTCGGCAACGACGCCGCGGTCTCCGCCGGCGCTGCGGAGGGCCAGATCGACCTCAACCTCTACAAGCCCGTGCTGGCACACAACTTCCTCGAGTCGGCCGAACTCATCTCGAACGCGAGCCAGGTCTTCGGCGAGCGGTTCGTTCGTAAACTCGAGGCCAACGAGAGGTACTGCGAGGACCGCGTCGAACAGTCGATGGCGATGGCAACCTCGCTGAACGTCCACATCGGCTACGACAAGGCCAGCGAGGTCGCCAAGACCGCGCTCAAGGA
- a CDS encoding PH domain-containing protein yields MNRLHPLSAVSMALQRGVTGFSMPFFLVMILSSIFEFVDVGWIFVLAPIGLVAGVAYGIAYYYRFTYAVTADTFDVTSGVFSRRSREIPYRRIQNVDVAQGVFQRVLGLAVVSIETAGGGDTEASLQFVSEADATRLQRDIRRRTAEVREPRRDPDETGSESESTDTAVNTDDSSAGTPDTRSRSEPGSTPSAERAPADRPRRRQLFALEPRELLLYSLSSFRPAAGAGLLFLFFLANDAILEYLIAVARPFGGPADLQSGSVGSYGILTLVSLVNGVIVTYVLNVGYTFVAYYDFRLGRAGEDFVYERGLAQRYSGSIPADKIQAVSITDNPVQRLLGYAGLWVETAGYGPDSSSGSQSAVPLADASRVRQFAANLTGLESAAFRSPPTLARRRYLVRYALIATVIVAAAFGLAAVTALERWYLTAIVFAAVPPAAHLKYVHLGYVVGDDHLVVRSGFWKRRTTVVPYYRIQTISTRRSVFQRRLGLASLVVDTASSRTFAWGTPTIYDIDLETARGIQDTGRDRLQSALRERARADDIGLSVDFT; encoded by the coding sequence ATGAACCGACTCCATCCACTCAGCGCGGTGTCGATGGCCCTCCAGCGCGGCGTCACCGGATTCTCGATGCCGTTTTTCCTCGTCATGATCCTCTCGAGTATCTTCGAGTTCGTGGACGTCGGCTGGATCTTCGTGCTGGCACCGATCGGACTCGTCGCCGGCGTCGCCTACGGCATCGCGTACTACTATCGGTTCACCTACGCCGTCACCGCGGACACGTTCGACGTCACCTCGGGCGTGTTCTCCCGGCGCTCGCGCGAGATTCCGTATCGGCGCATTCAGAACGTAGACGTCGCGCAGGGCGTCTTCCAGCGCGTGCTCGGACTCGCCGTCGTCTCGATCGAAACCGCCGGCGGCGGCGACACCGAGGCGTCGCTCCAGTTCGTCAGCGAGGCGGACGCGACGCGATTACAGCGCGATATCCGCCGTCGAACTGCCGAGGTAAGAGAGCCCCGGCGCGACCCGGACGAGACCGGTAGCGAATCGGAATCCACCGATACCGCCGTCAATACCGACGACTCGAGCGCCGGCACACCGGATACTCGATCGCGTTCGGAACCCGGATCGACGCCGTCCGCGGAACGAGCGCCCGCTGACCGACCCCGTCGACGGCAGTTGTTCGCCCTCGAGCCGCGAGAATTGCTCCTGTACTCGCTGTCCTCGTTCCGACCCGCGGCCGGCGCGGGGCTTCTGTTCCTCTTCTTCCTCGCGAACGATGCGATCCTCGAGTACCTCATTGCCGTTGCCCGGCCGTTCGGTGGGCCGGCGGATCTCCAGAGCGGCTCGGTCGGGAGTTACGGGATCCTGACGCTGGTGTCGCTCGTCAACGGGGTCATCGTCACGTACGTCCTGAACGTCGGTTACACGTTCGTGGCGTACTACGACTTCCGGCTGGGGCGGGCCGGCGAGGACTTCGTCTACGAACGAGGGCTCGCCCAGCGCTACAGCGGGTCGATCCCCGCCGACAAGATTCAGGCGGTATCGATCACCGACAACCCGGTCCAGCGGCTGCTCGGCTACGCCGGCCTCTGGGTCGAGACCGCCGGCTACGGACCCGATAGTAGCAGCGGGAGCCAGTCGGCCGTTCCCCTTGCCGACGCGTCCCGAGTCAGACAGTTCGCTGCGAACCTCACCGGCCTCGAGTCGGCGGCGTTCCGGAGCCCGCCGACGCTGGCCCGTCGACGATACCTCGTCCGGTACGCCCTGATAGCAACCGTCATCGTCGCCGCCGCGTTCGGGCTCGCGGCGGTCACCGCGCTCGAGCGGTGGTATCTCACCGCGATCGTCTTCGCCGCAGTGCCGCCCGCGGCGCACCTGAAGTACGTTCATCTGGGGTACGTCGTAGGCGACGACCACCTCGTCGTCCGAAGCGGGTTCTGGAAACGGCGGACGACGGTCGTTCCGTACTACCGGATCCAGACGATCTCGACCCGCCGATCGGTCTTCCAGCGTCGGCTCGGGCTGGCGTCGCTGGTCGTCGATACCGCCAGCTCGCGGACCTTCGCCTGGGGGACGCCGACGATCTACGATATCGACCTCGAGACGGCCCGCGGTATACAGGACACCGGCCGGGACCGGCTCCAGTCTGCGCTGCGCGAGCGCGCTCGCGCGGACGATATCGGCCTTTCGGTGGATTTTACCTGA
- a CDS encoding PH domain-containing protein produces MESLHPRIRLLWIARGALAAVVLAVALAAVDQWLVTVPGVAVVAASVLALLLGIVYAVRLYRVWRFELQDDALYLERGVVTFVETAVPFVRVQHVDTQFGPVERLLGLSSVVVYTAGTRNADVRIPGLTPERARRLQETLRGLAVESEADDAV; encoded by the coding sequence ATGGAGTCGCTACATCCCCGCATTCGGTTGCTCTGGATCGCTCGCGGTGCCCTCGCGGCGGTCGTCCTCGCCGTCGCCCTCGCTGCCGTCGACCAGTGGCTCGTTACCGTGCCGGGAGTCGCCGTCGTGGCCGCATCCGTACTCGCACTGCTCCTCGGAATCGTCTACGCCGTCCGCCTCTACCGGGTCTGGCGGTTCGAACTGCAGGACGACGCCCTCTACCTCGAGCGAGGTGTCGTCACGTTCGTCGAGACTGCTGTCCCGTTCGTTCGGGTCCAGCACGTCGACACCCAGTTCGGTCCCGTCGAGCGGCTGCTCGGCCTCTCGAGCGTCGTGGTCTACACGGCCGGCACCCGGAACGCGGACGTTCGGATCCCGGGATTGACGCCGGAACGCGCCCGACGGCTGCAGGAGACGCTTCGCGGATTGGCCGTCGAAAGCGAAGCTGACGACGCCGTCTAA
- a CDS encoding BolA family protein has product MQPAAVEELIESNLADADATVTYARDEHDEDHLAATVVSPVFEDLPLVQQHQEVYDALGDHMTTDIHALELSTYTPAEYEDLEANQ; this is encoded by the coding sequence ATGCAACCAGCAGCCGTCGAGGAACTCATCGAATCGAACCTCGCAGACGCCGACGCGACGGTCACGTACGCACGCGACGAACACGACGAGGACCACCTCGCCGCGACCGTCGTCTCGCCGGTCTTCGAGGACCTGCCGCTCGTCCAGCAACATCAAGAAGTGTACGACGCGCTCGGCGACCACATGACGACCGATATCCACGCCCTCGAGCTGTCGACGTACACGCCCGCTGAGTACGAGGACCTCGAGGCGAACCAGTAG
- a CDS encoding NifU family protein, giving the protein MSESETEQSPEDAIREDVSLFLRRNFPQIESHGGEFAITEVDLEERRVSINLTGACSGCGVSPMTTQAIQRRLPSDIDAVDHVSVTTGFDGLGDGNSSGKDVPSDVPF; this is encoded by the coding sequence ATGAGCGAGTCCGAAACGGAGCAGTCCCCCGAGGACGCCATCCGCGAAGACGTGTCGCTGTTCCTCCGACGGAACTTCCCGCAGATCGAAAGCCACGGCGGCGAGTTCGCGATCACCGAGGTCGATCTCGAGGAGCGTCGCGTCTCGATCAATCTCACCGGTGCCTGTAGCGGTTGTGGGGTCAGTCCGATGACGACGCAGGCGATCCAGCGGCGACTCCCGTCCGATATCGACGCCGTCGATCACGTCTCCGTCACCACCGGATTCGACGGGCTGGGCGACGGCAACTCGTCAGGAAAAGACGTCCCCTCCGACGTGCCGTTCTGA
- a CDS encoding DUF7523 family protein, whose amino-acid sequence MSLAAETRRAVERHPFLLTALRADIVNYSAAARFLEVDGEPDAIATALRRYADELPTYETDAREVRVRMESGIGPLEDTDGDTDALVTVGGAAFGPCGGERTAIVATGDVDTGALTDVLARLSTEEISPEAAGVADETMVLVVDRLAGANALRAVEDALERVRVR is encoded by the coding sequence ATGTCACTGGCAGCCGAGACGCGCCGCGCGGTCGAACGCCACCCGTTTCTGCTGACCGCCCTCCGGGCAGATATCGTCAACTACAGCGCCGCCGCCCGCTTTCTTGAGGTCGACGGCGAACCCGACGCGATCGCGACGGCACTGCGCCGGTACGCCGACGAACTGCCGACGTACGAGACGGACGCCCGCGAGGTCCGGGTCCGGATGGAAAGCGGAATCGGGCCGCTCGAGGATACCGACGGGGACACGGACGCGCTCGTCACCGTCGGCGGCGCGGCATTTGGCCCCTGCGGTGGCGAACGCACGGCTATCGTCGCGACGGGCGACGTCGATACGGGTGCGCTCACCGACGTGCTCGCACGCCTTTCGACCGAAGAGATTTCGCCCGAGGCGGCAGGCGTTGCCGACGAAACGATGGTGCTCGTGGTCGATCGACTCGCGGGTGCGAACGCGCTTCGCGCGGTCGAGGACGCGCTCGAGCGAGTGCGCGTTCGGTAG
- a CDS encoding mechanosensitive ion channel domain-containing protein produces MLIQAVSEPTDEPVPRAILSELIADTITALPKVISGVLFLVVAYLLIKIALWVTRSVLERMHPDEQRLIVDLSVTIVGVFLWFGAALAFLKIVGLGDVAASLGTAGGFIGLGVAFALKEMIADTVAGIYLLRDPDFEVGDTVNTASVTGTVTQIDLRKTRIRADDGTLVVLANRDVEKKWTNESSAASESRVEAPAE; encoded by the coding sequence ATGCTGATTCAGGCCGTCTCGGAACCGACGGACGAGCCGGTTCCCAGAGCGATCCTCTCCGAACTGATCGCCGACACGATCACCGCGCTGCCCAAAGTAATCTCGGGCGTTCTCTTCCTGGTGGTCGCCTACCTCCTGATCAAGATCGCACTGTGGGTCACTCGGTCCGTCCTCGAGCGAATGCATCCCGACGAGCAGCGGCTCATCGTGGATCTCTCCGTGACGATCGTGGGCGTGTTCCTCTGGTTCGGCGCTGCGCTCGCCTTCCTGAAGATCGTCGGGCTGGGTGACGTGGCGGCCAGTTTGGGGACCGCCGGCGGGTTCATCGGGTTGGGCGTGGCGTTCGCGCTCAAGGAAATGATCGCCGATACGGTCGCCGGTATCTACCTGCTCCGCGATCCGGACTTCGAGGTCGGCGACACCGTCAACACGGCCTCGGTGACCGGAACGGTCACGCAGATCGACCTCCGGAAGACGCGAATCCGGGCCGACGACGGGACTCTGGTCGTCCTCGCGAACCGCGACGTCGAGAAGAAGTGGACGAACGAATCGAGCGCCGCGAGCGAATCGCGGGTCGAAGCACCCGCCGAATAG
- the cysS gene encoding cysteine--tRNA ligase — MTLHVTNTLTGEKEPFEPQDPENVLLYYCGLTVSDPPHLGHARSWVHVDVMHRWLEHLSYDVRHVENFTDVNEKIVARVGEDDLGESEGDVAETYIQRTIDDMRSLNLLRAEVYPRVSEHVPEIIDLVETLIEKGYAYESNGSVYFDVSSFDEYGKLSNQELDEIESQGDPDERTEKRNPADFALWKAGGVDPDAVEEHRHEGVDHGGDPPEGLTWESPWSEGRPGWHIECSAMSMTHLDETLDVHVGGRDLVFPHHENEIAQSEAATDRQFANYWLHCELFQMDEEKMSSSLGNFVTVDEAIDRWGTNVMRTFLTAGSYNSKQLYSDETIAEAQERWEQLERGYEAAVDALDSPAASSKVADESLRDEVDGAREAFATAMNDDFNTREAQSALLSVSTAINRHLEESSGDGDEGAGYDYRGLRQAVETLEELGRILGLSFTGETTGSAELAGDVVDLVLDVREREREAGNYERADELRDELEALGIEVQDTDDGSTYRLPSGE; from the coding sequence ATGACCCTGCACGTGACGAACACGTTGACGGGCGAAAAAGAGCCGTTCGAGCCACAGGATCCCGAGAACGTTCTCCTCTACTACTGTGGCCTGACGGTCTCGGATCCGCCACACCTGGGCCACGCGCGGTCGTGGGTCCACGTCGACGTCATGCACCGCTGGCTCGAGCACCTCTCGTACGACGTGCGTCACGTCGAGAACTTCACCGACGTCAACGAGAAGATCGTCGCCCGCGTCGGCGAGGACGACCTCGGCGAGAGCGAGGGCGACGTCGCGGAGACCTACATCCAGCGGACGATCGACGACATGCGCTCGCTGAACCTCCTGCGCGCGGAGGTCTATCCGCGAGTATCCGAACACGTCCCCGAGATCATCGACCTCGTCGAGACGCTGATCGAGAAGGGCTACGCCTACGAGTCGAACGGGTCGGTCTACTTCGACGTGAGCAGTTTCGACGAGTACGGCAAGCTCTCGAACCAGGAACTCGACGAGATCGAGTCCCAGGGCGACCCCGACGAGCGCACCGAAAAGCGCAATCCGGCGGATTTCGCGCTCTGGAAGGCCGGCGGTGTCGATCCCGACGCGGTCGAAGAGCACCGCCACGAGGGCGTCGACCACGGCGGCGACCCGCCCGAGGGACTGACCTGGGAGTCGCCGTGGAGCGAGGGCCGACCGGGCTGGCACATCGAGTGCTCGGCGATGAGCATGACCCACCTCGACGAGACGCTGGACGTCCACGTCGGCGGTCGCGATCTGGTCTTCCCCCACCACGAAAACGAGATCGCACAGTCGGAAGCCGCGACGGACCGGCAGTTCGCGAACTACTGGCTCCACTGCGAACTGTTCCAGATGGACGAGGAGAAGATGTCCTCGAGTCTGGGCAACTTCGTCACGGTCGACGAGGCGATCGACCGCTGGGGGACGAACGTCATGCGGACGTTCCTGACCGCCGGCTCCTACAACAGCAAACAGCTCTACTCGGACGAGACGATTGCCGAAGCTCAGGAGCGATGGGAGCAACTCGAGCGCGGCTACGAGGCGGCCGTCGACGCCCTCGACTCGCCGGCGGCGAGTTCGAAGGTCGCGGACGAGTCGCTCCGCGACGAGGTCGACGGCGCGCGCGAAGCGTTCGCGACCGCGATGAACGACGACTTCAACACGCGGGAGGCCCAGTCCGCGCTCCTCTCCGTGTCGACGGCGATCAACCGGCACCTCGAGGAGAGCAGCGGGGACGGTGACGAAGGTGCGGGCTACGATTACCGCGGCCTCCGGCAGGCCGTCGAGACCCTCGAGGAACTGGGTCGCATCCTCGGCCTCTCCTTTACCGGCGAGACGACGGGCTCCGCGGAACTCGCGGGCGACGTCGTCGACCTCGTGCTCGACGTCCGCGAGCGGGAACGCGAGGCAGGCAACTACGAGCGGGCCGACGAGTTGCGCGACGAACTCGAGGCGCTCGGGATCGAAGTGCAGGATACGGACGACGGCTCGACGTATCGACTGCCGTCGGGGGAGTAA
- a CDS encoding PAS domain-containing sensor histidine kinase, with product MSGTGSVVAAGFDSLPARVAILDADGEIVYTNESWDSFGVDQGLAEGAGGVGNNYLAVCDASDDANATEAARGIRAVVSGECAEFSLEYPCHTPEEDGWFMLQVKPYEIEGERFVLAMHVDITDRRLLEQRTAEQAERMESFAKLLSHDLRNPLSVALAHAEMLELDDEIDLSGEGSDRTPLRSSLERMEAIIDDALALVAIETVEETELVPLATVVETAWDNVSTDSATVSVVDDIAIRVNASLVSHLFENLFRNAVEHSSTNPDSHARQNAVEHGSTDPASLAQQDTVEPANGVRVEVGALERDTQNDEGRDSAASGDDHEGAEIDWTADLAAFDGFYVEDDGPGIPADLREQVFESGYSSDDGSGFGLAIVAEVADAHGWSVSVRTGRDGGARFEIRDVSVVEL from the coding sequence ATGAGTGGAACAGGCTCGGTTGTCGCTGCCGGCTTCGATTCCCTGCCGGCACGCGTCGCGATTCTCGACGCCGACGGGGAAATCGTCTACACGAACGAGTCGTGGGATTCCTTCGGCGTCGATCAGGGGCTGGCCGAGGGGGCCGGTGGGGTCGGCAACAACTACCTCGCAGTCTGCGACGCCAGCGACGACGCGAACGCGACCGAGGCGGCACGCGGGATCCGGGCGGTCGTAAGCGGCGAGTGCGCGGAGTTCTCCCTCGAGTATCCCTGCCACACACCCGAGGAGGACGGCTGGTTCATGCTGCAGGTGAAACCCTACGAGATCGAGGGTGAGCGCTTCGTACTGGCGATGCACGTGGACATCACCGATCGGCGACTGCTCGAGCAACGGACCGCCGAACAGGCCGAGCGAATGGAATCGTTCGCGAAGTTGCTCTCACACGACCTTCGAAATCCGTTGTCGGTCGCGCTGGCCCACGCCGAGATGCTCGAGTTGGACGACGAGATCGACCTCAGCGGCGAGGGGAGTGATCGAACGCCGCTGCGGTCGTCCCTCGAGCGAATGGAAGCGATCATCGACGACGCACTGGCGCTGGTCGCGATCGAGACCGTAGAGGAAACCGAACTCGTTCCGCTCGCGACGGTGGTCGAGACCGCGTGGGACAACGTTTCAACGGATTCCGCGACGGTTTCGGTGGTCGACGACATCGCGATCCGCGTGAACGCCTCGCTCGTCAGTCACCTCTTCGAGAACCTGTTCCGAAATGCTGTCGAGCATAGCTCGACGAACCCTGACTCGCACGCTCGTCAGAATGCCGTGGAACACGGTTCCACGGATCCTGCTTCGCTGGCTCAGCAGGATACCGTCGAGCCCGCCAACGGCGTTCGTGTCGAGGTCGGCGCCCTGGAAAGGGACACTCAAAACGACGAAGGCCGCGATTCGGCGGCTAGCGGTGACGACCACGAGGGAGCCGAGATCGACTGGACGGCCGACTTGGCCGCATTCGATGGATTTTACGTCGAAGACGACGGCCCAGGGATTCCGGCCGACCTGCGCGAGCAGGTGTTCGAATCGGGCTACTCGAGCGACGACGGGTCGGGCTTCGGCCTCGCGATCGTCGCGGAAGTCGCTGACGCACACGGCTGGTCGGTTTCGGTGAGGACGGGTCGCGACGGCGGAGCCAGATTCGAGATCAGAGACGTCTCGGTCGTCGAACTCTAG
- a CDS encoding presenilin family intramembrane aspartyl protease PSH yields the protein MNDRTRILAAVGMTVLLFLAIQLGALALLEPFTESGRQAVEDPENPINSILYVGVMLVATGLMLAAFRYDLDWLIRLLLVGVSVMISWYVFAELVPTVVSPFVSDGVASGLAIVASLAVGAALLWYPEWYVIDGAGVVMGAGAAALFGISFGLLPALVLLSVLAVYDAISVYGTEHMLDLAEGVMDLKIPVVLVVPMTLSYSYLAAGGTDDVLENGGAETVADGEATDGGAFENEAEPDAGALDRDALFIGLGDAVIPTILVASAAAFLDVDALSVPGIALNLPALGASLGTIAGLLVLMYMVLEGRAHAGLPLLNGGAIGGYLLGALASGLSIATAIGL from the coding sequence ATGAACGACCGGACCCGGATCCTCGCTGCCGTCGGGATGACGGTACTGCTGTTCCTCGCCATTCAACTCGGTGCACTGGCACTGCTCGAGCCGTTCACCGAGTCGGGCCGTCAGGCCGTCGAGGATCCCGAAAATCCGATCAACAGTATCCTCTACGTTGGCGTCATGCTGGTCGCGACCGGGCTCATGCTCGCAGCGTTCAGATACGACCTCGACTGGCTCATCAGGCTCTTGCTCGTCGGGGTCAGCGTGATGATCTCGTGGTACGTCTTCGCTGAGCTCGTCCCGACAGTCGTTTCGCCCTTCGTCTCCGACGGCGTCGCGAGCGGCCTCGCGATCGTCGCCTCGCTGGCCGTCGGGGCGGCGCTACTGTGGTATCCCGAGTGGTACGTCATCGACGGTGCGGGGGTCGTGATGGGTGCCGGTGCCGCCGCCCTGTTCGGAATCAGTTTCGGCCTGCTCCCCGCCCTCGTGTTGCTCTCGGTGCTCGCGGTCTACGATGCCATCAGCGTCTACGGCACCGAACACATGCTGGACCTCGCCGAGGGCGTCATGGACCTCAAGATCCCCGTCGTCCTCGTCGTCCCGATGACCCTCTCTTACTCCTATCTCGCAGCCGGCGGTACCGACGACGTCCTCGAGAACGGCGGGGCTGAGACCGTGGCCGACGGCGAAGCGACCGACGGAGGTGCGTTCGAGAACGAGGCCGAACCCGACGCTGGCGCCCTCGATCGCGACGCGCTTTTCATCGGCCTCGGCGACGCCGTTATCCCGACGATTCTCGTCGCCAGCGCGGCCGCCTTCCTCGACGTCGACGCGCTCTCGGTTCCCGGTATCGCGCTCAACCTGCCGGCGCTCGGCGCGTCGCTCGGCACGATCGCCGGCCTGCTCGTGCTCATGTACATGGTCCTCGAGGGGCGGGCCCACGCCGGATTACCGCTCCTCAACGGCGGCGCGATCGGCGGCTACCTGCTCGGCGCCCTCGCGAGCGGGCTCTCGATCGCGACCGCGATCGGCCTCTGA
- a CDS encoding H/ACA ribonucleoprotein complex subunit GAR1 codes for MHRVGTVVRTAQGLAILRADEVDGGESTTAIDGHRDDIGTMVIDDDLEEVGRVVDVFGPVSRPYLAVTPDDAVHLPSLVGSTLYAR; via the coding sequence ATGCATCGGGTTGGCACGGTCGTCCGCACCGCACAGGGGCTTGCGATCCTGCGAGCAGACGAGGTCGACGGCGGCGAGAGCACCACCGCTATTGACGGCCACCGCGACGACATCGGGACGATGGTCATCGACGACGACCTCGAGGAGGTCGGCCGCGTGGTCGATGTCTTCGGTCCCGTCTCGAGGCCCTATCTGGCGGTGACGCCGGACGACGCCGTTCACCTCCCGTCGCTGGTTGGATCGACGTTGTACGCGCGGTAG
- the srp19 gene encoding signal recognition particle subunit SRP19: MVENVIWPAYLDADLSRAEGRRVSEDLAVEEPTVDEIAKAVQQIGYDATIERDKAYSREHWADRGRVVVRGADDSTKNDLVQAVAAYVVAMRE, from the coding sequence ATGGTCGAGAACGTCATCTGGCCCGCCTATCTGGATGCGGACCTTTCACGGGCCGAGGGACGGCGCGTGTCCGAGGATCTGGCGGTCGAGGAACCCACCGTCGACGAGATCGCGAAAGCCGTCCAGCAGATCGGGTACGACGCCACGATCGAGCGGGACAAAGCCTACTCCCGAGAGCACTGGGCCGACCGCGGCCGAGTCGTGGTCCGCGGGGCCGACGACTCGACGAAGAACGACCTCGTCCAGGCCGTCGCGGCCTACGTCGTCGCGATGCGTGAGTAA
- a CDS encoding PGF-CTERM-anchored ABC transporter substrate-binding protein has translation MRRYLPVFLAVLLAVSAFAPVGAAQSNGGSDSTVACEFPLEVTDATGEPIALDERPESVVALQPSDAQTMFEIGAEDRLVGMPDNPATSDLELGNRTAVTDNYQLVPERVIDLDPDLVLAANATEKESIEQLRNAGLTVYHFETAESIDDVRANVVTTGELTGECDGARATVDWMDRQLAVVDRALENVDRPLAYYAMGDGYTAGSGTFIHEAMTTAGVENVADRAGIQGYGQINPETVVDENPDWIIYPDDRSEPPIHQSVEATTAFQNDNVLAVNANQMSQPAPQIVYAIVDIVETVHSDAYEQASDDLDGTNESDTDATGGEPNESPIPGFGVVATLVALLAAVGFVSRRR, from the coding sequence ATGCGACGATACCTACCCGTTTTCTTGGCAGTCTTGCTCGCCGTCTCGGCGTTCGCTCCCGTCGGCGCCGCACAGTCGAACGGCGGATCTGACTCGACCGTGGCGTGTGAGTTTCCGCTCGAGGTGACCGACGCAACAGGTGAACCGATCGCGCTCGACGAACGACCGGAATCGGTCGTGGCGCTCCAGCCCAGCGACGCCCAGACGATGTTCGAAATCGGTGCCGAGGACCGCCTCGTAGGAATGCCCGACAATCCGGCGACGAGCGACCTCGAACTGGGTAACCGGACGGCCGTGACCGACAATTACCAGCTCGTCCCCGAGCGGGTGATCGACCTCGATCCCGACCTGGTCCTGGCTGCCAACGCGACGGAGAAGGAGTCCATCGAGCAACTCCGCAACGCCGGACTCACGGTCTATCACTTCGAAACGGCCGAATCGATCGACGACGTCCGTGCCAACGTCGTAACGACCGGCGAACTCACCGGCGAGTGCGACGGTGCTCGAGCGACCGTCGACTGGATGGACCGGCAACTCGCGGTCGTCGATCGGGCCCTCGAGAACGTGGATCGACCCCTGGCGTACTACGCGATGGGCGACGGCTATACCGCCGGATCGGGTACGTTCATTCACGAGGCGATGACGACAGCAGGCGTCGAAAACGTGGCCGATCGTGCCGGCATTCAGGGGTACGGACAGATCAATCCCGAAACGGTCGTCGACGAGAACCCCGACTGGATCATCTACCCCGACGACAGATCGGAACCGCCGATTCACCAGTCGGTCGAGGCGACGACGGCGTTTCAGAACGACAACGTCCTCGCAGTTAACGCGAATCAGATGAGCCAGCCGGCCCCCCAGATCGTCTACGCGATCGTCGATATCGTCGAAACTGTTCACTCGGATGCCTACGAGCAGGCGAGCGACGACCTCGACGGTACGAACGAGAGCGATACCGACGCGACCGGCGGCGAACCCAACGAGAGTCCGATTCCCGGATTCGGCGTCGTTGCGACACTGGTCGCCCTGCTGGCCGCCGTCGGATTCGTCTCGAGGCGGCGCTAA